CCCGCCGACCGGTGCCACCACGACGATCACCGGCAAGGTGACCGACTCCGACACCAAGGCTCCGGTGGCCGGCGCGCTGGTCTTCATCGGCGGTCACGCCTCCGGGTACGCCGGTGACTACTCGGCCGTCACCAAGGCCGACGGCAGCTACGCGATCGACAACGTCTTCCCCGGGACCTACGGCAAGTTCGTGGTCTCCGGTGCGGGCTACGAGATCCTCGGCAACGCGCTGAAGGTCAAGGCCGGCGGCACCACGGCGAACTTCGCGCCGCGGCGCAACTGGGCCGCGGCCTCCGGCGGCGGCGCGGTCGTCGACTTCAACGGTCCGGACTTCAGCCCGCAGTGCGGGCCGTCGTACGCGATCGACTCCAGCCAGGGCACCGGCTGGGGCAGCACCACCGGCGACGACGCGGGCACGCCGTCCGGCGTGATGATTCCGAAGCACATCGACATCAAGCTGCCGTCGGCGGTCACGGTGTCGAAGTTCTCGGTCGACCCGTCGAACACCTGCGGCGACCCGGGCAGCTCGGCCACCGGTAGGTACCGGATCGAGACCTCGGCCGACGGCACCACCTGGGCCACCGCCCAGGAGGGCGAGTTCACCGCCGCGAACCGCGGCAAGTACACCGAGCTCACCCCGTCGGCGGCGACCACGAACGTCCAGTACGTCCGCTTCTGGATGCTCAGCCCCCAGGTCCCCGACTTCGCCACCAACTGCCCCACCGGCGCCTTCGGCGGCTGCCAGTTCACCGACATGACCGAACTCCAGGTCTTCGGCTCCAAGTAACCCCCAGCACCAACCGAAGGGCCCCAGCCAACGGCAGGTTCTAACGATCCCCGCAACACCCTGGATTTTCAGGGAGTTGTGGGGATCGTGGTTTCTGGGGAGTTGAGGGCGAGGTTCTTCGAGGTGCTGGATCGTGAGGGCGGCAGTATTTCGGGTGCTGCTCGGGTGGTTGGGGTGAGTCGTGCGACGGCGTACGGGTGGGCTCGGCGGGCTGGTGTGCGTGGTCGTGGGAAGACGGGCACGGCCGGGCATCCGGGGCGGTCGGAGTACGACCGGTTGCGTGCGGGCGGGGTGCGGCGCCGCGATGCGGCACGGCAGGTCGGGGTGCATGAGCGTACTGCGCAGGACTGGGACCGGGGGGTCCGCAAGATCGGTGACGCGCGCCTGCACACTGATGGTCGCCGGATCGACTACAAGACCGGTGTGACCACCATTGCTGTTGCGGCAGGGCCGTGTCTTGCGGCCGTCGAGGCCGAGCTGCATGCTCGGTTCCTCACGGTGACCGAGCGGGAGTTGATCGCTGATCTGCGTCGCCGGGGCGATTCGCTGCGGGCGATCGGGCGGGCGCTGGGCCGGTCGGCGTCCACGGTCAAACGCGAGATCGACGCCCGTTCGGTCGAGGGCGTCTACCGGCCGCACCGGGCGCAGCGGGCCTGGGCAGCCAGTCGTGCACGGCCCAAGGAATCGATGCTGGCCCAGGAGGGCCGGCTGCGCGGCTACGTCGCGGGCAAGCTGCGGGAGCAGTGGTCACCTGAGCAGATCTGTCAGGCTCTGGTCATGGAGTTCCCCGACGACGAGGGCATGCGGGTGAGCCCGGAGACGATCTACCAGGCGATCTATGTCCAGGCCCGTGGTGGGCTGCGCCGCGAGGTCACGGTCGCGCTGCGCACCGGGCGCACCCGCCGCAAACCCCGCCGCAGGCCCGAGCAGCGCACGCCCCGGTTCGTCGACGAGATGGTGATGATCTCCGAACGCCCTGCAGACGTCGAGGACCGGGCGGTTCCTGGCCACTGGGAAGGCGATCTGATCGTCGGCACCCGCAACGAGTCCGCGATCGTGACCCTGGTCGAACGCTCGACCCGCTACGTCATGCTCGGGCACCTGCCCGGCGGGCACACCGCCGAAGAGGTCCGCGACGTGCTGGTGGTCTTGATCCAGACCCTGCCCGCACATTTACGTGGCTCGCTGACCTGGGACCAGGGTTGCGAGATGGCCGCCCACAAGCAGTTCACCGTGGCAACCGGCGTTCCGGTCTACTTCTGCGACCCGCACTCGCCCTGGCAAAGGGGATCGAACGAAAACACCAACGGCCTGCTACGCCAGTACTTCCCCAAGGGCACCGACCTGTCCGCCCACAGTCCCGAAGACCTCGAACACGTCGCCCAGAAACTCAACGGCCGACCACGCAAAACGCTCGACTGGAAAACCCCAGCCGAGCGCCTGCGTGATCTACTGACAACCACATAAAACCATCAGGTGTTGCGAGGACCCCGAGAATCTGCCACCCGGCTGGGGCCCTTCGGCCGTACAAGAACAAG
The Kribbella italica DNA segment above includes these coding regions:
- a CDS encoding IS30 family transposase, coding for MRRRDAARQVGVHERTAQDWDRGVRKIGDARLHTDGRRIDYKTGVTTIAVAAGPCLAAVEAELHARFLTVTERELIADLRRRGDSLRAIGRALGRSASTVKREIDARSVEGVYRPHRAQRAWAASRARPKESMLAQEGRLRGYVAGKLREQWSPEQICQALVMEFPDDEGMRVSPETIYQAIYVQARGGLRREVTVALRTGRTRRKPRRRPEQRTPRFVDEMVMISERPADVEDRAVPGHWEGDLIVGTRNESAIVTLVERSTRYVMLGHLPGGHTAEEVRDVLVVLIQTLPAHLRGSLTWDQGCEMAAHKQFTVATGVPVYFCDPHSPWQRGSNENTNGLLRQYFPKGTDLSAHSPEDLEHVAQKLNGRPRKTLDWKTPAERLRDLLTTT